The following are encoded in a window of Paracoccus seriniphilus genomic DNA:
- a CDS encoding ParB/RepB/Spo0J family partition protein, protein MSRKRRMFDIEVPQDDSEIFPAGKSADKEARRGPMATAIAETVESSRDRARIEAQIRAENDALAQEHVRLKRAGLITDMIPLDAIDADKLIRDRVSGQDDELPELIQSIREIGLSNPVRVEPAAQGRYELIQGWRRLAAYRALLEETGDVERWGRIPAGISAKGDQLEQLYRRMVDENLVRKDISFAEMAQLALQYAADPQTEIGDPEKAVAVLFKSAGYQKRTYIRNFIPVVKALGGVLRYPQDIPRALGLALSQRMAEVPSIVTSIVSELESFEDRSSKDELDVLREYAGQGASTSARSKRASTPLHRPVPEGKAKTTFQVARPEGSAKCIAANGRLEIRLPRDFSTVDRRQLEAAVAEMLRQIS, encoded by the coding sequence ATGAGCCGTAAACGAAGGATGTTCGATATCGAGGTTCCCCAGGATGACTCCGAGATCTTCCCCGCGGGGAAGTCTGCAGACAAGGAGGCGCGCCGTGGTCCGATGGCAACGGCGATTGCGGAAACCGTCGAATCCAGTCGGGATCGGGCGCGGATTGAAGCCCAGATCAGGGCCGAGAATGACGCCTTGGCGCAGGAACATGTTCGGTTGAAACGAGCCGGGCTGATCACGGATATGATCCCGTTGGACGCGATTGATGCAGACAAGCTTATCCGCGATCGTGTTTCTGGGCAGGATGATGAACTGCCCGAATTGATTCAGTCGATCCGAGAAATTGGCCTGTCAAATCCGGTGCGCGTCGAACCTGCCGCCCAAGGTCGCTACGAGTTGATTCAGGGGTGGCGGCGTTTGGCCGCGTATCGCGCGCTGCTGGAAGAGACGGGTGATGTCGAACGTTGGGGGCGTATCCCGGCGGGAATTTCAGCCAAGGGCGATCAGCTGGAGCAGCTCTATCGTCGGATGGTTGATGAGAACCTGGTGCGCAAGGACATTTCATTTGCCGAGATGGCGCAACTTGCCTTGCAATATGCTGCGGATCCTCAGACCGAAATCGGTGACCCCGAAAAGGCCGTGGCGGTGCTGTTCAAGTCGGCGGGCTATCAAAAGCGGACGTATATTCGCAACTTCATCCCGGTGGTAAAGGCCCTAGGTGGCGTGCTGCGTTATCCTCAGGATATTCCGCGGGCGCTTGGATTGGCCTTGTCACAGCGCATGGCCGAGGTTCCCAGTATCGTCACGTCGATTGTTTCCGAACTCGAATCTTTTGAAGACCGGTCATCCAAGGACGAGTTGGACGTGTTGAGGGAATATGCGGGGCAGGGAGCTTCGACGTCAGCACGTTCAAAGCGGGCCTCTACACCGCTTCATCGTCCGGTTCCGGAAGGAAAGGCCAAGACGACCTTTCAGGTCGCACGCCCCGAAGGCAGCGCAAAATGCATCGCTGCGAACGGGCGACTTGAAATCCGTCTGCCACGAGATTTCTCGACCGTTGACCGTCGCCAACTTGAGGCCGCAGTCGCCGAGATGCTTCGGCAGATCAGCTGA
- a CDS encoding AAA family ATPase, with protein MYTHEDLARLQAQSLKMQGWIRRQTFSPANEKTLRRFSSWEVAELIFRINQSTFRGKLAADPNLPLGEVEEDGRQRWFSLEEINELRRRVRVGKRSLLPPRPVGKRAFRAAIANFKGGAGKSTVALHFAHAAALDGYRVLVVDFDPQATLSHSMGLSDVGEDHTVWGIMARDLERETDRMNAAAAGAESGTALPQRKLPASIRDMGLGTLRPADFIKPTAWPTIDIVPSCANAAFVEFASAQYRHLNPEWTFFGAVSRFLDGLADDAYDLILFDCPPAIGYQSMNAVFAADMLYIPSGPGYWEYDSTTSFIGQLSEALEDLSHGFENFPTGKIALPKAFLDIRFLMTRYEPSNELHQAMFNAFRQVFGERMAEHPVEMTRAVEQSGRFLSSIYEIDYREMTRGTWRRARATFDQAYEEFKEHVLLAWDALEDEV; from the coding sequence ATGTACACACACGAAGATCTTGCCCGGTTGCAGGCGCAATCTCTGAAGATGCAAGGCTGGATTCGCCGCCAGACCTTCAGCCCGGCAAATGAGAAAACCCTGCGGCGATTTTCCAGTTGGGAAGTCGCGGAACTGATCTTCCGGATCAATCAGTCGACCTTTCGCGGCAAGTTGGCTGCTGACCCGAACCTTCCCCTCGGGGAAGTTGAAGAGGATGGTCGTCAGCGCTGGTTCTCTCTGGAAGAGATAAATGAACTGCGCCGCCGGGTGCGGGTCGGAAAGCGCAGCCTTCTGCCCCCTCGCCCGGTTGGAAAGCGGGCCTTCCGCGCGGCAATCGCGAACTTCAAGGGAGGGGCCGGAAAATCGACGGTGGCATTGCATTTCGCCCATGCTGCGGCGCTGGACGGCTATCGGGTTCTGGTGGTCGATTTCGACCCGCAGGCGACGCTCTCGCATTCAATGGGGTTGTCGGATGTAGGCGAAGATCACACCGTCTGGGGGATCATGGCGCGTGACCTTGAGCGGGAAACGGACCGGATGAATGCTGCGGCGGCGGGGGCTGAAAGCGGAACCGCCCTGCCCCAGCGCAAGTTGCCTGCTTCCATTCGAGACATGGGTCTGGGGACGCTGCGTCCAGCTGATTTCATCAAGCCGACGGCCTGGCCAACCATCGACATCGTACCCAGCTGTGCAAATGCAGCCTTCGTGGAATTCGCCAGTGCGCAGTACCGGCACCTTAATCCCGAATGGACATTTTTTGGTGCCGTGTCGCGCTTTCTCGATGGCTTGGCTGATGATGCCTATGATCTGATCCTGTTCGATTGCCCGCCCGCCATCGGTTATCAATCGATGAATGCGGTCTTTGCGGCTGACATGCTGTATATTCCATCCGGTCCGGGATACTGGGAATATGACTCGACCACGAGTTTCATTGGTCAGTTGTCCGAAGCGTTGGAAGACCTGTCTCATGGTTTCGAGAACTTCCCCACGGGGAAGATCGCATTGCCAAAGGCGTTCCTGGACATTCGTTTCCTGATGACGCGATACGAACCTTCGAATGAACTTCATCAGGCAATGTTCAATGCCTTCCGCCAGGTGTTTGGCGAGCGTATGGCAGAACACCCGGTCGAGATGACCCGTGCCGTCGAACAATCCGGTCGTTTCCTCAGTTCGATTTATGAAATCGACTATCGCGAGATGACTCGTGGAACCTGGCGGCGTGCAAGGGCGACATTCGATCAGGCGTATGAGGAATTCAAGGAGCACGTGTTGCTGGCATGGGATGCGCTGGAGGATGAGGTATGA